One Cucumis sativus cultivar 9930 chromosome 1, Cucumber_9930_V3, whole genome shotgun sequence DNA segment encodes these proteins:
- the LOC105436350 gene encoding probable LRR receptor-like serine/threonine-protein kinase At1g74360: MKEKADTDNQSWHLPILIFFILITGRIVEGQELLRDNTEVLLQLKSFLEEHNPIKRGKYSSWNLESSPCSWAGISCNQNKSQVIGIDLSNEDISGKIFHNFSALSELTDLDLSRNTLSGEIPGDLNNCRNLRKLNLSHNIIDDKLNLSGLINIETLDLSVNRIWGEIRLNFPGICRTLMFFNVSGNNLTGRTDDCFDECWNLQHVDLSSNEFSGGLWSGLARTRFFSASENKLSGEVSPAIFTGVCNLEVLDLSENALFGGAPAEVSNCGNLSSLNLWGNQFSGKIPAEMGRISGLQNLYLGKNNFSREIPESLLNLSNLVFLDLSKNHFGGDIQEIFGRFTQVRFLVLHGNFYTGGIHSSGILKLPRVARLDLSFNNFSGPLPVEISEMKSLEFLILAYNQFNGNIPSEYGNLKNLQALDLSFNRLNGSIPSSFGNLTSLLWLMLANNSLTGEIPRELGSCSSLLWLNLANNKLHGRIPSELTNIGKNATATFEINRRTEKFIAGSGECLAMKRWIPVDYPPFSFVYTILTRKSCRSIWDRLLKGYGLFPFCSKIRTLQISGYVQLTGNQFSGEIPNEIGMMKNFSMLHLSFNNFSGKLPPQLGSLPLVVLNISDNNFSGEIPMEIGDLKCLQNLDLSYNNFSGMFPRSFVNLNELNKFNISYNPLITGEVIPSGQFSTFDKDAYLGNPLLRLPSFFNTTPPKSAGNPRTAGSSKRNSRLVGMLASLSLILAFLVFGTFSLIVFLMVRSSDESRGFLLEDIKYIKDFGSSSHSSSPWFSNTVTVIRLDKTVFTHADILKATGNFSEDRVIGKGGYGTVYRGMLPDGRQVAVKKLQREGVEGEREFQAEMQILTGNGFNWPHPNLVQLYGWCLDGSEKILVYEYMEGGSLDDLILDRLRLNWRRRIDLAIDVARALVFLHHECFPSVVHRDVKASNVLLDKDGRGRVTDFGLARIMDVGDSHVSTMVAGTIGYVAPEYGQTWKATTKGDVYSFGVLAMELATARRALDGGEECLVEWAKRVMGNGRHGLSRAVIPVAVLGSGLVEGADEMCELLKIGVRCTNEAPSARPNMKEVLAMLIDIIGLRGGDEFKHIFSPPSL; the protein is encoded by the exons ATGAAGGAGAAAGCTGACACTGATAATCAATCATGGCATCTTCcaattctcattttcttcatcttaaTCACAG gtAGGATTGTCGAGGGACAAGAATTGTTGAGAGATAATACAGAAGTTTTGTTACAGTTGAAATCATTTTTAGAAGAACACAATCCCATTAAACGAGGAAAATATTCGTCTTGGAATTTGGAGAGTTCACCCTGTTCTTGGGCTGGAATATCCTGTAATCAGAACAAGTCCCAAGTCATCGGAATTGACCTTTCAAACGAAGATATTTCCGGcaaaatttttcataatttctcTGCCTTGTCTGAGTTGACGGACCTTGACCTCTCTAGAAACACTCTCTCCGGCGAAATTCCCGGCGACTTGAACAACTGCAGAAATCTCCGGAAACTGAATTTGTCACACAACATCATCGACGACAAGTTGAACTTGTCAGGTTTGATCAATATTGAGACTCTGGATTTGTCGGTCAACCGAATTTGGGGAGAAATAAGGTTGAATTTTCCAGGCATTTGCCGGACTTTGATGTTCTTTAATGTTTCTGGTAATAATCTCACTGGTAGGACGGATGACTGTTTTGATGAGTGCTGGAATTTGCAACATGTGGATTTAAGCTCCAACGAATTCAGTGGAGGATTGTGGAGTGGGTTGGCGAGGACTCGGTTTTTTTCGGCGTCGGAGAATAAACTTTCTGGTGAAGTTTCGCCGGCGATATTTACAGGGGTTTGTAATTTGGAGGTGTTGGACTTGTCAGAGAATGCGCTTTTCGGCGGAGCTCCGGCGGAGGTTTCCAATTGTGGGAATTTATCTTCTTTGAATCTGTGGGGGAACCAATTTTCTGGGAAGATTCCGGCGGAAATGGGAAGAATTTCGGGTTTGCAGAATTTGTATCTAGGAAAGAACAATTTTTCTCGGGAAATTCCAGAATCCCTTTTGAATTTGAGCAATTTGGTGTTTCTTGATTTGAGCAAGAACCATTTCGGAGGGGACATTCAAGAGATTTTCGGAAGGTTTACACAGGTGAGATTTCTTGTTCTTCATGGAAATTTTTACACTGGAGGGATTCATTCTTCTGGGATTCTTAAGTTGCCAAGAGTTGCTCGTTTGGATTTGAGTTTCAACAACTTTTCAGGTCCATTGCCTGTGGAAATCTCTGAAATGAAGAGCTTGGAGTTCTTGATTCTTGCATATAATCAGTTCAATGGGAACATTCCATCAGAATATGGGAACTTGAAGAATCTTCAAGCTCTTGACCTTTCATTCAACAGATTAAATGGGTCGATCCCAAGCAGCTTTGGGAACTTGACTTCACTCTTGTGGCTAATGCTGGCAAACAACTCTTTGACAGGTGAAATCCCCAGGGAGCTAGGAAGTTGTTCTAGCTTGTTGTGGTTGAACCTTGCCAACAATAAGCTACATGGGCGCATTCCGTCTGAGCTAACGAACATTGGAAAAAATGCCACGGCGACATTCGAAATTAATCGACGAACTGAAAAGTTCATCGCTGGATCAGGGGAATGCTTGGCAATGAAGAGATGGATTCCAGTAGACTACCCTCCTTTCAGCTTTGTCTACACAATCCTTACAAGGAAGAGTTGTAGAAGCATTTGGGATAGATTGTTGAAAGGGTATGGCCTTTTCCCATTTTGCAGCAAAATAAGGACATTGCAAATCTCTGGTTATGTTCAACTGACTGGGAATCAGTTCAGTGGTGAGATACCAAATGAGATTGGAATGATGAAAAACTTCAGTATGTTGCATTTGAGTTTCAACAATTTCAGTGGGAAACTCCCTCCACAGTTGGGATCTCTGCCATTGGTTGTTCTAAACATATCGGACAACAATTTTTCAGGCGAGATCCCGATGGAGATTGGAGACCTTAAGTGCTTACAGAATCTTGATTTATCGTACAACAATTTCTCTGGCATGTTCCCTCGAAGTTTTGTCAACTTGAATGAGCTTAACAAGTTCAACATCTCATACAATCCTCTCATAACTGGGGAAGTAATTCCAAGTGGGCAATTCTCAACGTTCGACAAGGACGCGTATCTCGGCAATCCTCTTTTGCgccttccttctttcttcaacACAACCCCACCTAAGTCAGCAGGCAACCCAAGAACGGCAGGATCATCAAAAAGGAATTCAAGGCTAGTTGGAATGTTGGCTTCTTTATCCTTGATCCTTGCTTTTTTGGTATTTGGTACATTTTCTCTTATAGTTTTCTTAATGGTGAGAAGCTCAGATGAATCACGAGGATTTCTCTTGGAAGatataaagtatataaaagaCTTTGGTTCAAGTTCTCATAGCTCATCCCCATGGTTTTCAAATACGGTTACGGTCATTCGTCTCGATAAAACGGTTTTTACACATGCTGATATTCTAAAAGCCACTGGGAACTTTTCAGAGGATAGGGTGATTGGTAAAGGAGGATATGGAACAGTTTACAGAGGAATGCTACCTGATGGAAGGCAAGTGGCAGTGAAGAAGCTTCAAAGAGAAGGAGTTGAAGGTGAAAGAGAGTTCCAAGCTGAAATGCAGATTCTTACTGGCAATGGCTTCAACTGGCCGCACCCAAACCTTGTTCAACTTTACGGATGGTGTCTTGATGGGTCGGAGAAAATATTGGTCTATGAGTACATGGAAGGAGGGAGCTTGGACGATCTTATATTGGACAGACTCAGATTAAACTGGCGGCGACGCATTGATCTTGCGATCGATGTGGCACGGGCATTGGTTTTTCTACACCATGAGTGTTTCCCCTCAGTTGTGCATCGTGATGTTAAGGCCAGTAATGTTTTGCTCGACAAAGACGGACGAGGACGGGTGACAGACTTCGGCTTGGCTAGAATTATGGATGTAGGAGACAGCCATGTGAGTACCATGGTGGCTGGAACCATTGGTTATGTAGCACCAGAATATGGACAAACATGGAAAGCTACTACAAAGGGTGATGTATATAGTTTTGGAGTTTTAGCCATGGAACTTGCTACAGCAAGACGAGCACTTGACGGAGGGGAAGAGTGTCTAGTTGAATGGGCCAAAAGGGTGATGGGAAATGGAAGACATGGGTTGAGTAGAGCAGTAATACCGGTTGCAGTTTTGGGATCAGGCCTTGTCGAGGGGGCTGACGAGATGTGCGAGCTGCTCAAGATTGGGGTAAGGTGCACAAACGAAGCACCATCAGCAAGACCGAATATGAAGGAAGTTCTAGCTATGTTGATCGACATCATAGGCTTAAGAGGGGGGGATGAATTCAAACACATCTTCTCCCCTCCATCCTTGTGA